Proteins found in one Opitutaceae bacterium genomic segment:
- a CDS encoding thiamine pyrophosphate-dependent enzyme encodes MPFPSVPAILESRDLRLAPGARVEADDLKRVYAWMFLARLLDNRILELFRQGLIKGTVTGGQGNEGLVVPLALLADKTVDVVSFTHRGLGGHLVWSDHACDQLNQYFANADSPTLAREGNIHHGDLENRSWPMISHLGAMVSTVLGGTDSQRRKGLPAIGFSFFGDGSSSTGDIHESLNLASLLSLPILFVIENNGYAYSTPVHEQFAAGSELWKRAAGYGIEAEVVDCGDTSATIQALARAIGKVRLEKRPFLIEAHTLRLRGHAAYDTCDYLKPGESEGFWSRDPLARLRTQLIAQPGVEIDAVEHELSAFVENCISHCLKVGRPSPAGMEDDVYASPSPHEWVPSLSSAPGGAPESLTFAQAINKGLRKVLSERPESLILGQDIGTYGGAFKVTEGLLAEFGRGRVFNTPLAESACTGYAIGLGANGHRPIIEYQFADFCTEAATQITLNAATFHFRSGGQIPLVMRLPCGGGLTMGSFHSQELESTLLSMPGLKALYPSTAQDAFNAVLAAAEENSPVLLFEHKGLYRKGRQEVRWDPNFREVWKPRLVRPGEFATIVTYGEAVHIATEAAAYFGSEYERGLEVWDLRALSPLDLAPIIDSVSRTHRLIVLHEGRRTHGFGAEIVSRITESTFFQLEAAPLRIASLDLPVPFAPELEQAYRPTPQSVIEQIANWMG; translated from the coding sequence ATGCCTTTTCCTTCCGTTCCCGCCATTCTCGAATCGCGAGACCTCAGGCTCGCGCCGGGCGCGCGGGTGGAGGCAGATGACCTCAAACGCGTGTACGCCTGGATGTTCCTGGCTCGGCTGCTCGACAATCGAATCCTCGAACTTTTCCGGCAGGGCCTGATCAAGGGGACAGTCACCGGCGGCCAAGGTAACGAAGGGTTGGTGGTCCCGCTCGCACTGTTGGCCGACAAGACGGTCGACGTCGTCTCGTTCACGCACCGCGGTCTCGGAGGTCACCTGGTCTGGAGCGACCACGCCTGCGACCAACTCAACCAGTACTTTGCCAATGCCGACAGCCCCACCCTCGCCCGGGAGGGAAACATCCATCACGGCGATCTCGAGAATCGGTCCTGGCCGATGATCAGCCACTTGGGGGCGATGGTGTCCACCGTGCTCGGCGGAACCGACTCACAACGTCGCAAGGGCCTGCCTGCGATCGGCTTCTCGTTTTTTGGCGATGGATCCTCCAGCACGGGAGACATCCATGAGTCTCTCAATCTGGCGTCGCTGCTCTCTCTCCCAATCCTCTTCGTCATCGAGAATAACGGGTACGCATACTCCACGCCGGTCCACGAGCAGTTCGCTGCGGGCTCGGAACTCTGGAAACGCGCCGCCGGCTACGGAATCGAAGCGGAGGTGGTCGACTGCGGCGACACCTCGGCGACCATCCAGGCTCTTGCCCGAGCCATCGGGAAAGTGCGCCTCGAGAAACGTCCCTTCCTGATCGAGGCACACACGCTGCGCTTGCGCGGACATGCCGCCTACGACACCTGCGACTACTTGAAGCCCGGCGAGAGCGAGGGATTCTGGTCGCGCGACCCACTGGCGCGACTGCGCACCCAGCTGATCGCACAGCCCGGCGTTGAGATTGACGCGGTCGAACACGAACTTTCGGCCTTCGTCGAAAACTGCATTTCCCATTGCCTCAAGGTGGGGCGACCCAGTCCGGCAGGCATGGAAGACGACGTGTATGCATCTCCGTCTCCACACGAATGGGTCCCATCCCTGAGCTCGGCCCCTGGGGGTGCGCCGGAATCGCTCACCTTCGCACAGGCGATCAACAAAGGCCTGCGCAAGGTCCTCTCCGAACGCCCGGAGTCCCTGATCCTCGGACAGGATATTGGCACGTATGGCGGCGCGTTCAAGGTGACCGAGGGCCTGCTTGCCGAATTCGGCAGGGGCCGCGTGTTCAACACACCGCTGGCTGAAAGCGCCTGCACAGGCTACGCCATAGGGCTTGGGGCCAACGGGCACCGACCGATCATCGAGTACCAGTTCGCTGATTTCTGCACGGAAGCCGCCACACAGATCACGCTGAATGCGGCGACGTTTCACTTTCGTTCGGGCGGACAGATTCCCCTGGTGATGCGTCTCCCTTGCGGCGGTGGCCTAACCATGGGGTCGTTTCATTCCCAAGAGCTCGAATCCACACTTCTTTCCATGCCCGGCCTCAAGGCTTTGTACCCAAGCACGGCGCAGGACGCCTTTAACGCCGTCCTTGCCGCAGCCGAGGAGAACTCGCCGGTCCTGCTTTTCGAGCACAAGGGCCTCTATCGCAAGGGACGGCAAGAGGTGCGCTGGGATCCGAACTTCCGCGAAGTCTGGAAGCCTCGCCTGGTACGCCCGGGCGAGTTCGCCACAATCGTCACGTATGGCGAGGCTGTTCACATCGCGACGGAAGCCGCTGCGTATTTCGGATCTGAATACGAACGCGGCCTCGAGGTGTGGGACCTGAGGGCGCTGTCGCCCCTCGATTTGGCGCCAATCATCGATTCCGTATCCCGCACACACCGGCTCATTGTCCTGCACGAAGGCCGGCGCACGCACGGCTTCGGTGCCGAGATCGTCTCGCGCATCACGGAATCCACCTTCTTTCAACTTGAGGCCGCTCCGCTGCGGATTGCCTCGCTGGACCTGCCGGTCCCGTTCGCTCCGGAGCTCGAGCAAGCCTATCGCCCCACCCCGCAATCTGTCATCGAGCAGATCGCCAACTGGATGGGCTGA
- the rpiB gene encoding ribose 5-phosphate isomerase B — MKKFTLAIGSDHAGFKYKEAIKAMLMSEGHAVRDFGTYSEDSCDYPDFIRPVAEAVARGEYERGIVLGGSGNGEAIVANKVKGIRCGLCWNEQVAIWNRSHNDGNVLSIGQRTITEAEALHIVKVWLATEFEGGRHIARVNKIER; from the coding sequence ATGAAGAAGTTCACGCTCGCCATCGGCTCGGATCATGCCGGCTTCAAGTACAAGGAAGCCATCAAAGCCATGCTCATGTCGGAGGGTCACGCTGTCCGGGATTTTGGAACCTATTCTGAAGACTCCTGCGATTACCCGGATTTCATCCGCCCCGTGGCCGAAGCTGTCGCCCGGGGTGAGTACGAGCGCGGTATCGTGCTGGGCGGCTCGGGCAACGGTGAAGCCATCGTCGCCAACAAGGTGAAGGGCATTCGGTGCGGCCTTTGCTGGAACGAACAGGTGGCCATCTGGAATCGCTCGCACAACGACGGTAACGTGCTCTCAATCGGCCAACGCACAATCACGGAAGCAGAAGCACTTCATATCGTTAAGGTATGGCTTGCCACGGAGTTTGAAGGCGGCCGCCACATTGCCCGGGTCAATAAAATCGAGCGCTGA
- a CDS encoding HAD-IIIA family hydrolase, giving the protein MPRRSRKRPTPADWRRIRLFAMDVDGILTDGGLHISSDGTETKVFNVLDGMGIARLLKSGIPVAWISGRLSGATKVRADELKVPHLVQGRTDKAAALQELATRLQLSPDQIVYMGDDDIDAGALSWASIGVTVPSGMPEALRVANYLTRRQAGHGAVREVCEHILKAKGLRFLP; this is encoded by the coding sequence GTGCCGAGACGCTCACGCAAACGCCCCACCCCCGCCGACTGGCGCCGCATCCGCCTCTTCGCGATGGATGTGGATGGTATCCTCACCGACGGCGGCCTGCACATTTCCTCGGACGGCACCGAGACGAAGGTCTTCAACGTGCTCGACGGCATGGGAATCGCCCGTCTTCTGAAGTCCGGCATCCCTGTTGCCTGGATCTCCGGCCGCCTCTCGGGTGCGACCAAGGTTCGGGCGGACGAACTGAAGGTTCCCCACCTGGTGCAGGGGCGCACGGACAAGGCCGCGGCCTTGCAGGAGCTTGCGACCCGGCTCCAGTTATCGCCTGACCAGATCGTGTACATGGGCGACGACGACATTGATGCGGGCGCACTGAGTTGGGCCTCCATCGGCGTCACGGTCCCGTCGGGAATGCCGGAAGCACTCCGCGTGGCCAATTACCTGACCCGACGCCAGGCAGGCCATGGTGCCGTCAGAGAAGTTTGCGAACATATCCTGAAGGCGAAAGGTCTCCGTTTCCTCCCATGA